From Ancylobacter pratisalsi, one genomic window encodes:
- a CDS encoding sulfate transporter family protein, whose protein sequence is MLQDAVRSFVQTFSREYRRFLMRSVILAIGMLIVLGVGCYYALTYLVVLQWDWANITIDILAAVGIFAGAVFLVPPVTSLVAGFFSDEVAEQVERNEFLEQNVGKALPVGRSLVLSIKFFGLMLAVNLVALLLLLVPGVNLVVFYVANGYLLGREYFQLAAMRYRTEDEAAIVRRHHSLAVFAAGMIIALVVSVPILNLITPIFATIFMVRLHKRLTRSRSYARRGSFAANGTGPK, encoded by the coding sequence ATGCTTCAGGACGCAGTCAGATCCTTCGTTCAGACCTTCTCCCGAGAGTATCGGCGCTTCCTGATGCGCTCGGTCATCCTCGCGATCGGTATGCTGATAGTCTTGGGGGTGGGGTGCTACTACGCGCTTACCTACCTGGTCGTCCTGCAGTGGGACTGGGCGAACATCACCATCGACATCCTTGCGGCGGTAGGGATCTTTGCTGGAGCGGTGTTTCTGGTGCCGCCCGTCACCTCGCTTGTCGCCGGCTTCTTCTCCGACGAAGTGGCCGAGCAGGTCGAGCGCAACGAATTCCTTGAACAGAATGTCGGCAAGGCGCTGCCCGTCGGCCGCTCGCTGGTGCTCAGCATCAAGTTCTTCGGCCTCATGCTGGCGGTGAACCTGGTCGCGCTGCTGCTTCTGCTGGTGCCGGGCGTCAACCTCGTCGTGTTCTATGTCGCCAATGGCTACCTGCTCGGGCGGGAATACTTCCAGCTCGCGGCCATGCGCTACCGCACCGAGGACGAAGCCGCCATCGTGCGCCGGCACCATTCGCTCGCGGTCTTCGCGGCCGGCATGATCATCGCGCTGGTCGTGTCGGTGCCGATCCTCAATCTCATCACGCCGATCTTCGCCACCATCTTCATGGTGCGTCTGCACAAGCGGCTCACCCGCTCGCGTTCCTATGCTCGGCGGGGGTCTTTTGCGGCCAACGGCACAGGTCCGAAATAA